DNA sequence from the bacterium genome:
GAACCACGCCACCTGCAGCATCACCGACAGCGCCTCCGCGACGGCGACGCCGCCCACGATCAGCGTCAACACTTCCCGCTTCGAGAGTACCCCGGCGACGGCCAGCGCCGCGCCGAGCCCGAGGGAGCCGACGTCGCCCATGAAGACGCCGGCGGGGTGCGCGTTGTGCCAGAGGAAGCCGAGCGCCGCGCCGCCCGTCGCCGCGGCGATTACCGCGGCCGGGCCCGCGCCCGCGGCCGCGGCCGGGCCCG
Encoded proteins:
- the mraY gene encoding phospho-N-acetylmuramoyl-pentapeptide-transferase (First step of the lipid cycle reactions in the biosynthesis of the cell wall peptidoglycan), whose protein sequence is GPAAAAGAGPAAVIAAATGGAALGFLWHNAHPAGVFMGDVGSLGLGAALAVAGVLSKREVLTLIVGGVAVAEALSVMLQVAWFKSTGGRRLFRMSPLHHHFELCGWTETQTVVRFWLCGALLAAVGMGLRP